A window of the Trichoderma asperellum chromosome 4, complete sequence genome harbors these coding sequences:
- a CDS encoding uncharacterized protein (EggNog:ENOG41), with protein MKTFSSLPLELRTQIWLLTVEPRRTVEVRFKYTLVFDESDGRDFFEAIWDAPPELVYTTSPTPVPAALHTCREARNSIARKYERAFTGGTEPRYVWVNFDLDIISIDKSRFTWMKPEAPRIRWLKFAREIDEHYTWRRDAKVASGNYLLAMSDR; from the exons ATGAAAACCTTTTCCAGTCTCCCCTTGGAGCTCCGAACACAAATTTGGCTGTTGACAGTTGAACCACGCCGGACCGTCGAGGTTCGCTTCAAATATACCTTGGTTTTTGATGAGAGCGACGGAAGAGACTTCTTTGAAGCCATATGGGATGCCCCGCCTGAGCTGGTATATACGACCTCGCCTACACCGGTACCAGCCGCGCTCCATACTTGCCGCGAAGCCCGCAATAGCATTGCTCGGAAATACGAGCGCGCCTTTACTGGCGGCACTGAGCCTCGGTATGTCTGGGTGAACTTTGATTTGGACATCATTTCTATTGACAAGTCTCGCTTCACCTGGATGAAGCCCGAGGCACCGCGTATTCGTTGGCTTAAATTCGCACGTGAGATAGACGAACACTAC ACTTGGAGGCGAGATGCAAAGGTGGCATCAGGAAATTATCTCCTGGCCATGTCCGACAGATAG
- a CDS encoding uncharacterized protein (SECRETED:SignalP(1-18)~EggNog:ENOG41): protein MRILLFLAIAHLSAIAWAGGYAGCLERVMFFQAYEIDGLLPTGQSIGYWCLKWISQRNICKAGQWRACNGDLEGGRCTFEQFMKQIHPDTPNPQQWPVYEDDPKAKPGAKPKLDVKETALNCLKAHRAANEDIVDIAPYRVMKGGGNGYGAAVKELGRRVDSRWQALTAVAKIENRPAFTVFDNAVDEIIRARRGDTGKRMYDAAMQLELDENVTIKAEDLGPNPDPDETDPAKKEWKEVNWPETTNLAVEHGIEDAENKLRQWVRTYIFNDPSATTHRNMMKKFKEVVTGRNLCR, encoded by the coding sequence ATGCGGATCTTGCTCTTTCTCGCCATCGCCCACCTCTCGGCCATCGCCTGGGCTGGAGGATACGCGGGATGCTTAGAGCGAGTTATGTTTTTCCAGGCATACGAGATCGATGGATTGTTGCCCACAGGGCAATCCATAGGTTACTGGTGCCTCAAATGGATCTCACAGAGGAATATTTGCAAGGCAGGCCAATGGAGGGCATGTAACGGAGATCTTGAAGGGGGAAGGTGCACTTTCGAGCAATTTATGAAGCAAATCCATCCGGACACACCCAATCCCCAGCAATGGCCCGTATACGAGGACGACCCCAAGGCTAAGCCGGGGGCCAAGCCTAAGCTGGATGTCAAAGAGACGGCATTAAATTGTCTGAAAGCACACAGAGCCGCCAACGAAGACATCGTTGATATTGCTCCCTACAGGGTTATGAAAGGTGGAGGCAATGGTTACGGAGCGGCAGTCAAAGAATTGGGCAGAAGGGTGGACAGTAGATGGCAGGCTTTGACCGCAGTTGCAAAGATAGAAAACAGGCCAGCTTTTACTGTGTTTGACAACGCGGTTGACGAGATAATCAGAGCGAGAAGGGGGGATACTGGGAAGCGAATGTATGACGCAGCAATGCAGTTGGAGCTGGATGAGAATGTCACCATCAAAGCCGAAGATTTAGGTCCCAATCCCGACCCTGACGAGACAGATCCAGCGAAGAAGGAGTGGAAAGAGGTTAATTGGCCCGAAACCACAAATCTGGCCGTGGAGCACGGCATAGAAGATGCAGAAAACAAGCTCAGACAATGGGTACGGACGTACATTTTCAATGATCCTTCCGCGACTACTCATCGCAACATGATGAAAAAGTTCAAAGAGGTAGTCACTGGGCGAAACTTGTGTCGATAA